Proteins encoded together in one Coffea arabica cultivar ET-39 chromosome 2c, Coffea Arabica ET-39 HiFi, whole genome shotgun sequence window:
- the LOC113723871 gene encoding BTB/POZ domain-containing protein At3g22104-like, whose amino-acid sequence MDTDIHGAPSLMSQTKEYFKKIHQFALPELLECLKQFQDLQQTMYSLDMLEELLDCLVERLSLYSLIIPYSSLTDSFCIQFSGDFSCQSIGNSSSQASTWWFEDLEFLKVDLFEKVVETMIAKKLDNYVICAFLLHYQKVKITGALRAEKCRITETVINLLHLLDRSLISVRGLFDNLRFSLAFKVKRCSKKKLESLVGSLLDQAKLDDLFFPSPPCKCYAYDVDLILRLQEQFLIESREQFLVNRLKKVASLMDFYLVEVAPDPRLEPSKFVTLATALPEYARDSHDMTYEAVDIYLKVHKKLSEEEKIKICCVLNFDKLSARSLIHLVYNMEFPACAAVTASVSQHSKLREIPRKTGHLEVHEDLRSHHSSAKGTSEDEDQVVRMTKLEYQTIDNRFKTCTPTETFNREKQTRSTYIKKLSSIFPTNLDSILDRKLLH is encoded by the exons ATGGATACGGATATTCACGGAGCACCCAGTTTGATGAGCCAAACCAAAGAATACTTCAAGAAAATCCACCAATTTGCCTTGCCTGAGCTACTTGAATGTTTGAAGCAGTTTCAAGATCTGCAGCAAACCATGTACTCTTTAGATATGCTTGAGGAGCTTCTGGATTGTCTGGTGGAAAGGCTTTCCTTGTATTCTCTTATCATCCCGTATAGTTCATTGACGGACAGTTTTTGTATACAGTTTTCAGGCGACTTTAGTTGTCAAAGCATAGGCAACTCCAGCTCTCAAGCTTCGACTTGGTGGTTTGAGGaccttgaattcttgaaagttGACTTATTTGAGAAGGTAGTGGAGACAATGATTGCGAAGAAATTGGACAACTACGTTATATGTGCATTCCTCTTACATTATCAGAAAGTGAAAATTACTGGTGCTTTACGAGCTGAGAAATGTAGAATCACCGAGACTGTCATCAATCTTCTTCATTTGTTGGATAGGAGCCTTATCTCCGTCAGAGGTCTATTTGACAATCTTCGGTTTTCTTTAGCGTTCAAAGTGAAAAGATGTTCCAAGAAGAAGTTAGAAAGCCTAGTTGGTTCCCTGCTGGATCAAGCAAAGTTGGATGATTTGTTTTTTCCATCTCCACCTTGCAAATGTTATGCATATGATGTGGATTTGATCCTAAGGTTACAGGAACAATTCCTGATTGAGAGCAGAGAGCAGTTTCTCGTGAATCGACTCAAGAAAGTTGCCTCTTTGATGGATTTTTACTTAGTTGAAGTTGCCCCTGATCCTCGTCTGGAACCTTCCAAGTTTGTCACATTAGCTACAGCACTACCCGAATATGCAAGAGACTCTCATGACATGACTTATGAAGCAGTGGATATATATCTCAAG GTCCACAAGAAGCTTTCagaagaagaaaagataaaGATTTGTTGTGTCCTGAACTTTGACAAGCTCTCAGCAAGGTCCTTGATCCACCTAGTTTACAACATGGAGTTTCCAGCTTGTGCAGCAGTCACTGCTTCTGTTTCTCAGCACTCAAAGCTTAGAGAAATCCCCCGGAAAACAGGCCATCTTGAGGTGCATGAGGATCTCAGGTCGCATCATAGTAGTGCGAAGGGAActagtgaggatgaggatcAAGTTGTTCGCATGACTAAGCTTGAATATCAAAccatagataacagattcaaaacTTGTACGCCAACAGAGACGTTTAACAGGGAAAAACAGACTAGATCAACATACATAAAGAAATTGAGTTCAATATTTCCAACCAATCTGGACTCCATCCTTGACAGGAAGCTACTTCATTAA